Proteins found in one Anopheles aquasalis chromosome 3, idAnoAquaMG_Q_19, whole genome shotgun sequence genomic segment:
- the LOC126577216 gene encoding uncharacterized protein LOC126577216, with protein sequence MLSVSEKENDEPLTDPACSISLHRDLSIMQPLLLKPGSKEFFWPRLNSSTVQLDYGQPLELYCSHGFRKGSPGGNAKSAIVTCEGNDELGYATESYNISHFACQRPVYHVAERTGGHCYAGSTRVRIGFELAADRFLQLYEVCFDEKQLHTHYVKYSLNPHNGHHQRAVKRPSFLQGNFYANLKMSSLYSFTKQHATVQRILGTQARADAVLDSKRGLFLSRGHLAAKSDFIFGSHQRASFWLMNVAPQWQRFNAFNWQRIETAVKEYAVANDLWLTVYTGTYGVLELPDGNGDPQQIFLDYDPARDPPGRIPVPKLFYKVLIDERTGAGIALIGVNNPYATPEEITEQYVVCKDVSGGIDWIRWKRDSIADGYSYACDVNEFNDVTGHLELGQPISKLLL encoded by the exons ATGCTATCCGTCAGTGAAAAGGAGAACGATGAACCGCTCACCGATCCTG CCTGCAGCATATCATTGCATCGCGATCTGTCGATCATGCAACCGTTACTGCTTAAACCGGGCAGCAAGGAGTTCTTCTGGCCGCGACTAAACAGCTCCACCGTTCAGCTCGACTACGGGCAACCGTTGGAGCTGTACTGTTCACACGGCTTCCGGAAGGGTTCACCGGGTGGAAACGCGAAATCAGCGATCGTCACCTGCGAGGGTAACGATGAGCTTGGTTACGCCACGGAAAGCTACAACATCTCGCACTTTGCCTGCCAGCGGCCCGTCTACCATGTAGCCGAACGAACCGGTGGCCATTGCTACGCCGGGAGCACTCGGGTACGCATCGGATTCGAGCTAGCGGCCGACCGGTTCCTACAGCTGTACGAGGTCTGCTTCGACGAGAAGCAGCTACACACTCACTACGTCAAGTACAGTCTCAATCCACACAACGGTCACCATCAACGGGCGGTCAAACGGCCCTCCTTTCTACAGGGTAACTTCTACGCCAATCTCAAGATGAGCTCGCTCTACTCCTTCACCAAGCAGCACGCCACGGTACAACGCATTCTCGGGACGCAAGCGAGGGCTGACGCTGTGCTCGATAGCAAGCGGGGTCTGTTTTTATCCCGTGGCCACCTGGCTGCCAAATCGGACTTCATTTTCGGATCCCATCAAAGGGCCTCCTTCTGGTTAATGAACGTTGCACCACAGTGGCAGCGCTTTAACGCGTTCAACTGGCAGCGCATCGAGACGGCCGTGAAGGAGTACGCCGTCGCGAACGATCTGTGGCTAACGGTGTACACTGGAACGTACGGTGTGCTCGAGTTGCCGGATGGGAATGGTGATCCGCAGCAGATCTTTCTCGACTACGACCCGGCTCGTGATCCTCCGGGACGCATACCGGTGCCGAAGCTGTTCTACAAAGTGCTGATCGATGAGCGGACCGGTGCTGGCATTGCGCTAATCGGCGTTAACAATCCATACGCTACACCGGAGGAGATCACCGAGCAGTACGTGGTGTGTAAGGACGTTAGTGGTGGCATCGATTGGATACGCTGGAAGCGAGACTCGATCGCCGATGGGTACTCGTATGCCTGTGACGTGAACGAGTTTAACGATGTCACTGGCCACCTCGAACTGGGTCAACCCATCAGTAAGCTACTTCTATAG
- the LOC126579116 gene encoding uncharacterized protein LOC126579116 — MAYSISSSVSSDTIVAERKQELQSGNRTDGIVSPASDQRVLTEGVVKGRIDEVGSTVVIYKTAEGDRLILKNKPPV, encoded by the exons ATGGCTTACAGTATATCTAGCTCTGTTTCGAGTGACACCATTGTAGCAGAG CGTAAGCAGGAGCTGCAAAGTGGAAACCGTACCGACGGCATCGTTAGTCCTGCGAGTGACCAACGGGTGCTAACGGAAGGAGTCGTAAAAGGCAGAATAGATGAGGTCGGGTCAACGGTAGTCATCTATAAAACGGCCGAAGGCGATCGTTTAATTTTGAAGAACAAACCACCGGTG
- the LOC126579083 gene encoding uncharacterized protein LOC126579083 yields the protein MIAAPYVAVILLSFHCLSSTALLTLVAVPRKVVINNNYKYVNVTANINEIGPVTNHTVDADIQFLKQIRNIKATFQYHLVLNKSVVPQAFVTRTVDVCHFLKRPTSDRLLNLMYAQFKKNNHLPVGCPIPPDYYYIRNFRPSTIAIPGFFPENDFLLKEIFFGINNEPLFTYQFHGSFVRKPIE from the exons ATGATTGCAGCGCCGTATGTTGCCGTTATCCTTTTGTCATTCCATTGTTTATCATCGACCGCCTTATTGACT CTCGTTGCAGTGCCGAGAAAGGTGGTTATTAATAACAATTACAAGTACGTGAATGTCACGGCTAACATCAACGAGATCGGTCCCGTGACCAACCATACAGTCGATGCCGATATACAGTTCCTTAAACAGATCCGCAACATTAAG GCTACATTTCAGTATCACCTCGTTCTCAACAAAAGCGTCGTCCCGCAAGCGTTCGTCACTCGTACGGTGGATGTTTGTCATTTTCTCAAACGCCCTACTTCCGATCGGTTGTTGAATCTGATGTACGCACAGTTTAAAAAGAACAATCATCTGCCGGTGGGTTGTCCCATACCGCCGGATTATTACTACATCCGCAACTTTCGTCCTTCGACCATCGCAATTCCAGGCTTTTTCCccgaaaatgattttcttctGAAGGAAATTTTTTTCGGCATAAACAACGAACCATTGTTTACTTATCAGTTCCACGGAAGCTTTGTGAGGAAACCGATCGAGTGA
- the LOC126579107 gene encoding uncharacterized protein LOC126579107: MNVDIRRELKDVKLTVEYYTVFGSKVSQNPLVSRTVDFCAFLKDPARNRLVNVLYEVINRNTNLPTKCPMQPGIYYIRDIRLSTISLPGMLPESGFVMKELFVGAGPQRKPLYYIEVVGKIVRVRDL, from the exons ATGAATGTCGACATCAGGCGGGAACTTAAGGATGTGAAG CTAACGGTCGAGTACTACACGGTGTTTGGCAGTAAGGTGAGCCAGAATCCGCTAGTGTCCCGAACGGTAGACTTTTGCGCCTTTCTGAAGGATCCGGCGAGAAATCGGTTGGTGAACGTGCTGTATGAAGTCATCAATCGTAACACCAATCTTCCCACCAAGTGTCCGATGCAACCGGGCATCTACTACATTCGCGACATTCGCCTTTCAACGATTTCTCTGCCTGGAATGTTGCCTGAGAGTGGATTCGTAATGAAGGAGCTGTTTGTTGGAGCGGGACCCCAGCGCAAACCGCTGTACTACATTGAAGTTGTGGGCAAAATTGTGCGAGTCAGGGATTTATAG
- the LOC126579109 gene encoding uncharacterized protein LOC126579109 yields the protein MFQLKPFLTKVETNNNYKFANVTASIGQTASNQSLDMNIHVIRQINLVKLSVSYYAVLRGAVMQNALFTRSVDFCDFLERPTIDRLIKIIYDVVIPSSNLPKRCPVLAGHYYVRDLQLSHFTIPSFLPEAHFVMTQLFKTGANQKALYELRLYGRMVRVFDD from the exons ATGTTCCAGCTGAAACCGTTCCTCACAAAGGTAGAAACAAATAACAACTACAAGTTTGCAAACGTGACAGCCAGCATCGGACAGACGGCTAGCAATCAGAGTTTGGACATGAACATACACGTAATTCGCCAGATTAATCTAGTAAAG CTCTCGGTATCGTACTATGCGGTCCTGCGCGGCGCAGTAATGCAGAATGCGCTCTTTACACGATCGGTCGATTTTTGTGACTTTCTTGAGCGTCCCACGATAGATCGGTTGATCAAGATAATCTATGACGTGGTAATACCGAGCAGTAACTTGCCCAAGCGCTGCCCGGTACTAGCCGGTCACTATTATGTACGTGATTTACAGCTTTCACACTTCACCATACCTTCCTTTCTCCCTGAAGCGCATTTCGTCATGACGCAGCTATTTAAAACCGGCGCCAATCAGAAAGCTCTCTACGAACTTCGTCTCTATGGTAGGATGGTGCGTGTGTTTGACGATTAA
- the LOC126577491 gene encoding uncharacterized protein LOC126577491, translating to MGIIAPIRYITLLLLAFNCLSLDGLFTLVAVTKKMDLKNNYKYINVTATLNEIGPIANHSIDVEIEVLKELRVVKLYGYYHLVLNGSVVPNAFFRRTVDICHFLKRPTSDRLYNLLYVRLKQNNRLAERCPMPPGHYYIRGFRPSSVEIPGFLPENDFLLKQVYQIGINNEPLVVHNFYGRFVRLTSD from the exons ATGGGAATAATCGCGCCTATTCGTTACATCactcttttgcttttggccTTCAACTGTCTATCCCTGGACGGTTTGTTCACT CTCGTTGCAGTTACGAAAAAGATGGATCTAAAGAATAACTACAAATACATAAACGTAACGGCTACCCTCAACGAGATTGGTCCCATCGCCAACCATTCCATCGATGTCGAGATAGAAGTATTGAAGGAGCTGCGAGTTGTAAAG CTCTATGGATACTATCACTTGGTCCTGAACGGAAGCGTTGTCCCGAATGCTTTCTTCAGACGTACGGTTGACATCTGCCACTTTCTGAAGCGCCCCACTTCCGACCGCCTATACAACCTCCTTTACGTGCGACTTAAGCAAAATAATCGTTTGGCGGAGCGGTGCCCCATGCCACCGGGTCATTACTACATACGCGGCTTCCGTCCTTCAAGCGTCGAAATCCCCGGCTTTCTGCCAGAAAACGATTTCCTTCTCAAGCAAGTTTACCAAATCGGCATAAACAACGAACCTCTTGTAGTTCATAACTTCTACGGAAGGTTCGTGAGGTTGACCAGCGATTGA
- the LOC126579114 gene encoding uncharacterized protein LOC126579114 yields the protein MSVYWIALWAVVASVCHNQVQGSVRITNYTDEWDAKYLDVDLRVRRLDKTTAIDFDLDLKQVLDKNVEYDVRLCRKIAGKYHQMMYTGKQQVCGMETRRSRNLLDRYIASELVKHSNLTTRCPISTGHYEVRNFEIDDRHLMMSVVPSGEFLIKFGVYHRGKEIKMNRWFITAT from the exons ATGTCTGTCTACTGGATTGCGCTGTGGGCGGTTGTAGCGAGCGTTTGCCACAACCAAGTGCAAGGATCTGTACGCATCACCAACTATACGGATGAGTGGGATGCAAAGTATCTGGACGTTGATTTGCGGGTGCGTCGGCTAGATAAAACGacggcgatcgatttcgatctgGATCTGAAGCAGGTGCTCGACAAGAATGTGGAG TATGATGTGCGCCTGTGCCGGAAAATTGCTGGCAAATATCATCAGATGATGTACACCGGTAAGCAGCAGGTATGCGGAATGGAAACGCGACGTTCGCGGAACCTACTGGACCGCTACATCGCGTCAGAACTAGTGAAACACTCGAACCTCACCACACGCTGCCCGATCTCGACCGGTCACTATGAGGTGCGCAACTTTGAGATAGACGATCGGCACCTGATGATGAGCGTTGTACCGTCCGGGGAATTTCTAATCAAGTTCGGAGTTTACCATCGCGGAAAGGAGATAAAAATGAATCGTTGGTTCATCACGGCCACATAA
- the LOC126577213 gene encoding apyrase-like, with translation MVYFRCAFSFIAAAVLVLSGAKVQSKNVPDQSFPLTLIHINDLHARFEETNQKSSTCLKSSECIAGIARVYHTIKSLKEQYKAQNPLYLNAGDNFQGTLWYTLLRWNVTAHFIKQLPPDAMTLGNHEFDHSPKGLAPYLRELEKKRIPTVVANIALNGEPALSESKIARSIVLDVAGRKVGVIGALYDKTHEVSPTGKVTFTNAIEAVRKEAQKLQSDGIEIVIVLSHCGLDVDKQLAEKAGDLVDVIVGAHSHSLLLSKKGNVQYDSKYDEIEGEYPIVVQKANNHKVLITQARSYGKYVGRLTVLFDRKGEVQSWDGNPIYMSNAVPQDKDVLRELIPWRKEVQRLGDEPIGTTEVLLDHASCRWCECTLGSLVADAFVANYTTASRKPIAIVLAGTFRNSINVGKITNGLAIEASPYGSSADLVKLTGNDLWQVIEQSLTLDDEYRYNTMQVSGLKVQIDLTQPPHKRVQSIELTETKKPLDKSKEYLVATTSYLADGKNGFDVMKRAKERVTGPLDSDVLIDFIRKERTIKRQRFETPRVIITKHTNGTCSRAVDKERFTPKKL, from the exons ATGGTTTACTTTAGGTGTGCCTTTTCCTTCATTGCAGCAGCGGTGCTAGTGCTCTCCGGAGCAAAAGTTCAATCCAAAAATGTCCCCGATCAATCGTTCCCACTGACGCTGATACACATCAACGATCTACACGCAAG ATTCGAGGAAACAAACCAGAAATCATCGACATGTTTGAAATCGAGCGAATGCATAGCGGGGATCGCACGCGTTTACCATACGATCAAATCGTTGAAGGAACAGTACAAGGCCCAGAACCCACTGTACCTTAACGCCGGCGATAACTTCCAGGGTACGCTCTGGTACACGCTACTGCGCTGGAACGTTACGGCGCACTTCATTAAACAGTTGCCCCCGGATGCGATG ACACTCGGTAATCACGAGTTTGACCATAGCCCCAAAGGCCTTGCACCGTATTTGCGTGAGCTAGAGAAGAAACGCATTCCGACCGTTGTGGCCAACATCGCCTTGAACGGGGAGCCCGCGTTGAGCGAGTCGAAGATCGCGCGTAGCATTGTGCTCGATGTTGCTGGCCGGAAGGTTGGCGTAATTGGAGCTTTGTACGATAAAACTCAT GAAGTGTCCCCAACGGGAAAGGTAACGTTCACCAACGCCATCGAAGCAGTGCGGAAAGAAGCTCAAAAGCTGCAGTCGGACGGTATCGAGATCGTCATTGTGCTGTCCCACTGTGGGCTGGATGTGGACAAGCAGCTGGCAGAGAAGGCGGGCGATCTGGTTGATGTGATCGTGGGAGCTCACTCCCATTCGCTGTTGCTCAGCAAAAAGGGCAACGTACAGTACGACTCGAAGTACGATGAAATCGAAGGAGAATATCCGATCGTGGTCCAGAAAGCGAACAACCACAAG GTTCTGATCACCCAAGCACGATCGTACGGCAAGTACGTGGGCCGACTGACGGTGCTGTTTGACAGGAAGGGTGAGGTACAGAGCTGGGACGGTAATCCAATCTACATGAGCAACGCGGTACCCCAGGATAAGGACGTACTGAGGGAGCTTATACCGTGGCGCAAGGAGGTGCAGCGACTCGGAGATGAACCGATCGGAACGACGGAAGTGCTGCTCGATCATGCGTCCTGCCGGTGGTGCGAGTGCACCCTTGGCAGTCTGGTAGCAGATGCTTTCGTGGCTAAT tATACAACCGCATCACGCAAACCGATAGCGATTGTGCTTGCTGGGACATTTAGAAACTCGATCAACGTTGGCA AGATTACCAACGGACTAGCGATCGAGGCTTCACCCTACGGTTCCTCGGCCGATCTGGTGAAGCTCACCGGGAACGATCTATGGCAAGTGATCGAACAATCGCTCACCCTCGACGATGAGTACCGCTACAACACGATGCAGGTTTCGGGACTGAAGGTGCAGATCGATCTGACCCAGCCCCCGCACAAGCGCGTACAGAGTATCGAGCTGACCGAGACGAAGAAACCGCTGGACAAATCGAAGGAGTACCTGGTCGCTACCACTTCCTACCTCGCCGACGGTAAGAATGGGTTCGATGTGATGAAACGAGCGAAGGAACGGGTGACGGGACCACTGGATTCGGATGTGCTGATCGATTTCATACGCAAAGAGCGTACGATCAAGCGGCAACGGTTCGAGACACCCCGGGTCATCATCACGAAGCACACGAACGGAACCTGTAGCCGGGCGGTGGACAAGGAACGGTTCACACCAAAGAAGCTCTAG
- the LOC126577217 gene encoding uncharacterized protein LOC126577217, with the protein MTSNRRQGWPWVLIVSLLAYSWLISAKIMITKVDYESDPTYLKMRVQINNETQGSTVDVDGFLFFDVNQGIFVNIELDSKMDGEYMTMIGTSKEMCVTDEGGLDPVVPMLNEEMDKYGNMSFSCPYLQGSYMLRRFHMSDDHMLVKMVPPGDYICKMNLQHQPENDTMKVQVFKLDFYFTIS; encoded by the exons ATGACAAGCAACCGGCGGCAAGGATGGCCGTGGGTACTGATCGTGTCCCTGTTGGCCTACAGTTGGTTG ATCTCAGCCAAGATCATGATCACCAAGGTGGATTATGAGTCGGACCCAACCTATCTCAAGATGAGGGTGCAGATCAACAACGAGACCCAGGGCAGCACGGTGGACGTCGAtgggtttctgtttttcgaTGTGAACCAGGGCATTTTCGTGAACATCGAACTCGACTCGAAGATGGACGGCGAGTACATGACGATGATCGGCACGAGCAAGGAGATGTGCGTCACGGACGAAGGAGGGCTGGATCCGGTTGTGCCGATGCTGAACGAAGAGATGGACAAGTACGGCAACATGAGCTTCTCCTGTCCTTACCTCCAG GGAAGCTACATGCTGCGCCGTTTCCACATGAGCGACGACCACATGCTGGTGAAGATGGTCCCACCCGGCGATTACATTTGCAAGATGaacctccagcaccagccggaGAACGACACGATGAAGGTGCAGGTGTTTAAGTTAGATTTTTATTTCACCATTTCGTAA
- the LOC126577497 gene encoding uncharacterized protein LOC126577497 produces MIINERSPAMPDRSVAKAGAGSATTRTTQTTTTIVETWAKLLEHQSSVQSAPAELIAGEAESARAPRRNEALENTVTAMGSTVSATTPNYQLRFNVKLPAAST; encoded by the exons ATGATAATTAATGAAAGATCACCAGCCATGCCGGACCGTTCCGTTGCCAAAGCCGGTGCTGGGAGTGCAACTACAAGGACGacccaaacgacgacgaccatcgtGGAAACGTGGGCCAAGCTGCTCGAACATCAATCGTCGGTGCAGTCCGCTCCGGCGGAGCTGATAGCTGGTGAAG CGGAAAGTGCGAGAGCGCCAAGGCGTAATGAGGCGTTGGAAAATACCGTGACCGCAATGGGGTCAACGGTTTCCGCTACAACACCTAACTATCAGCTTCGTTTCAATGTGAAGCTTCCGGCGGCGAGTACGTGA
- the LOC126579084 gene encoding uncharacterized protein LOC126579084, producing MTTVALSVVLILVTFYCVSSTALFTLVAVTRKVVVNNNYKYVNVTSTANEIGPITNHSLDIGIQFLKEIRDVKGTVQYHLVLNKSVVPQAFVTRTVDVCHFLKRPTSDRLLNLVYVQYKKSGKLPERCPIPPEYYYIRNFRPSAIAVPGFLPENDFLLKEIFQTGINNKPLFTYQFYGSFVRKPIERNSVH from the exons ATGACGACTGTAGCGCTTTCCGTTGTCCTTATCCTTGTCACCTTCTATTGTGTATCATCGACCGCCTTGTTCACT CTCGTAGCAGTGACCAGAAAGGTGGTTGTCAATAACAATTACAAGTACGTGAATGTTACAAGCACTGCAAACGAGATCGGTCCCATCACAAATCATAGCCTCGATATCGGTATACAATTTCTAAAAGAGATCCGCGATGTAAAG GGAACAGTTCAGTATCACCTCGTTCTCAACAAAAGCGTCGTCCCGCAAGCGTTCGTCACTCGTACGGTGGATGTTTGTCATTTTCTCAAACGCCCTACTTCCGATCGGTTGCTTAATCTCGTCTACGTGCAGTATAAAAAGAGCGGCAAACTGCCGGAACGTTGCCCCATACCGCCGGAATATTACTACATACGCAACTTTCGTCCTTCGGCCATAGCAGTTCCGGGTTTTTTACCCGAGAATGATTTTCTGTTGAAGGAAATTTTTCAAACCGGcataaacaacaaaccattGTTTACTTACCAGTTCTACGGAAGCTTTGTGAGGAAACCGATCGAGCGAAACAGCGTCCATTAG
- the LOC126579113 gene encoding uncharacterized protein LOC126579113: MVQGNVLEDELRRRNRASSRYVSMVLQLTVQVNKVEVTNPTRLANCTASVQRIGAGSNFQSYFHLVLHQAVTDARVNVAYFVPMLTGNYDHPIYNRTVSYCSYLVRPTTDRVLHMIYDGLGRSGNLPKRCPIAPNAYFFNTSWDNIRLPSALPSTIFRLNLAFYSGPKMELVVGLRWYGVIKKTDS, from the exons ATGGTTCAGGGTAACGTTTTGGAAGATGAACTGCGCCGGCGAAATCGGGCATCTAGTCGGTACGTTTCCATGGTGCTTCAA CTGACTGTGCAAGTCAATAAAGTGGAAGTCACAAACCCGACTCGACTGGCTAACTGTACAGCCTCAGTGCAGAGAATTGGTGCTGGTTCCAACTTTCAATCTTATTTCCATCTCGTCCTGCATCAAGCGGTCACGGATGCGCGG GTCAACGTGGCATACTTTGTTCCCATGCTGACCGGAAACTACGATCATCCCATCTACAACCGAACCGTCAGCTACTGTTCGTATCTAGTACGACCGACGACTGACCGAGTGCTGCACATGATCTACGATGGATTGGGTCGCAGTGGCAATCTACCTAAGCGATGTCCTATTGCGCCCAACGCTTACTTCTTCAATACGAGCTGGGACAATATTCGGTTGCCAAGCGCTCTACCATCCACTATTTTTCGCCTGAATCTGGCTTTCTACAGTGGTCCCAAGATGGAACTTGTCGTCGGTCTTCGCTGGTACGGAGTGATAAAGAAGACGGACAGCTAG